The Deltaproteobacteria bacterium genome includes a region encoding these proteins:
- a CDS encoding cytochrome c, giving the protein MSGRVVAFWIGVAMRLNRSIGWLVTASLAVLLASCLEQYDPSRYTAKSAAEWKQSVKPEQKLTETGEVPATGGAKVVNPEERYATICANCHGAKGYGDGAGGLALNPKPRNLHDKEWHAKVDDAHIVKVITYGGQSVGLSGSMAAWGSILSQEEVLALVQMIRKWGQE; this is encoded by the coding sequence ATGTCGGGGCGAGTAGTCGCTTTTTGGATTGGAGTTGCGATGCGTTTGAACCGCTCTATTGGATGGTTGGTGACAGCGAGCTTGGCAGTACTCTTGGCTTCCTGTTTGGAGCAGTACGATCCCAGCCGGTATACAGCAAAATCTGCTGCAGAGTGGAAGCAGTCGGTCAAGCCAGAGCAGAAGCTGACGGAAACGGGCGAGGTCCCGGCTACTGGTGGCGCCAAAGTTGTCAATCCCGAGGAACGCTATGCAACCATTTGCGCAAACTGCCATGGCGCCAAAGGTTACGGGGACGGTGCGGGTGGTTTGGCTCTAAATCCTAAGCCCCGGAATTTACATGACAAAGAGTGGCATGCAAAAGTGGACGACGCACACATTGTCAAAGTCATTACGTATGGCGGCCAGTCAGTTGGGCTTAGCGGCAGCATGGCTGCTTGGGGCTCAATCCTAAGCCAGGAAGAAGTCCTGGCATTAGTGCAGATGATACGTAAGTGGGGACAGGAATAA
- the fliN gene encoding flagellar motor switch protein FliN, protein MILDIPLKVSVELGRTKMLVNDLLQLGQGSVIELDKIAGEPMEILINDKLVAMGEVVVVNEKFGVRLTDVVSQFGLGDVSGAEKAS, encoded by the coding sequence ATGATCCTCGACATCCCTCTCAAAGTGTCCGTCGAGTTGGGCCGGACCAAAATGCTAGTCAACGACTTATTGCAGCTTGGCCAGGGATCCGTGATTGAGCTCGATAAAATCGCCGGTGAACCGATGGAAATTCTCATAAACGATAAATTAGTGGCTATGGGCGAAGTAGTCGTGGTCAACGAGAAATTTGGCGTCCGTCTTACGGATGTAGTTTCACAGTTTGGTCTCGGAGACGTTTCAGGCGCTGAAAAAGCTAGCTGA
- the fliP gene encoding flagellar type III secretion system pore protein FliP (The bacterial flagellar biogenesis protein FliP forms a type III secretion system (T3SS)-type pore required for flagellar assembly.), giving the protein MRQCALVIFLLSVVLGFCIPCQAFAADGKIPTIGIDLKETDDPTDLVPAMKIVAILTILSVAPAIMLMMTSFTRILVILSFVRQALGTSSMPPNQVIVGLSLFLTAFTMSPVIEHIKDKAYTPYVEKKIKQDEAFDELLKPVRNFMLAQTHETDLAMFFNIAKKPKPRNSSDVSMTTLMPAFMVSELKTAFQIGFLVYIPFLIIDMVVSSILMAMGMMMLPPTVVSLPFKLVLFVLVDGWTLIVENIVKSFNV; this is encoded by the coding sequence ATGAGACAGTGCGCCTTGGTCATATTTCTGCTCAGCGTTGTGCTGGGCTTCTGTATTCCCTGCCAAGCATTTGCTGCAGATGGTAAGATACCAACGATCGGAATCGACCTAAAGGAAACCGATGATCCTACGGACCTAGTTCCGGCGATGAAAATTGTGGCTATTTTGACGATCTTGTCAGTAGCTCCAGCAATTATGTTAATGATGACATCGTTTACCCGTATTCTCGTAATCCTCAGTTTCGTACGACAAGCTCTTGGAACCAGCTCGATGCCACCCAATCAGGTCATTGTCGGACTCTCCCTTTTTCTCACAGCATTTACCATGTCACCTGTAATCGAGCATATCAAAGACAAGGCCTACACCCCCTACGTTGAAAAGAAAATCAAACAAGATGAGGCATTCGACGAGCTGTTAAAGCCGGTTCGCAACTTCATGTTGGCACAGACCCATGAGACCGATTTAGCTATGTTCTTCAATATCGCGAAAAAACCCAAACCTCGCAATTCGAGTGACGTTTCGATGACAACGCTTATGCCAGCATTCATGGTCAGTGAGCTGAAGACAGCTTTTCAAATTGGCTTCCTAGTCTACATCCCATTTCTAATCATTGACATGGTGGTCTCCTCGATTCTGATGGCCATGGGGATGATGATGTTGCCACCAACCGTGGTGTCTCTCCCGTTTAAATTAGTACTTTTTGTCCTCGTAGATGGGTGGACCTTAATCGTCGAAAACATTGTTAAAAGTTTCAACGTGTAG
- a CDS encoding flagellar basal body-associated FliL family protein, producing the protein MSKAEKKEEAKADKAELSPEEEAAKSKKKKLLIMIIGGVLALFGIGGGVGFFLASGSSAKAKSEKSDEHAEGDEGGEHGEKKDEHGGGHGEKKDEHGGGHGEKKDEHGGGHGEKKDEHGGGHGEKKDEHGGGHGEKKDEHGGGHGEKKDEHGGGHGEKKDEHGGGGGHGGGGDAKAAEKIDPKTTKVEGVDFGCTANVPPFHLNLGNPLENHYMRLEIAVEYDCEPITRTEIDKRLPQLRDVAIAVVSRKTREFLLGPDGKNQLRKELYDRINQYMNHKIDAVYITDILIE; encoded by the coding sequence ATGTCTAAAGCAGAAAAAAAAGAAGAAGCCAAGGCGGACAAGGCGGAGCTTTCCCCCGAAGAAGAAGCCGCCAAGAGCAAGAAGAAGAAGCTGTTGATCATGATTATCGGCGGTGTTCTGGCGCTCTTTGGCATCGGCGGTGGCGTGGGGTTCTTCCTCGCGAGTGGTAGTTCCGCCAAGGCCAAGTCTGAAAAATCCGACGAACACGCCGAGGGAGATGAAGGCGGCGAGCACGGCGAGAAGAAAGACGAGCACGGCGGTGGCCACGGTGAGAAAAAAGACGAGCACGGCGGTGGCCACGGCGAGAAGAAAGACGAGCACGGCGGCGGCCACGGCGAGAAGAAAGACGAGCACGGCGGCGGCCACGGTGAGAAAAAAGACGAGCACGGCGGCGGCCATGGTGAGAAAAAAGACGAGCACGGCGGCGGCCATGGTGAGAAAAAAGACGAGCACGGCGGCGGCCATGGTGAGAAAAAAGACGAGCACGGCGGTGGTGGCGGTCATGGTGGCGGCGGCGACGCCAAGGCCGCAGAGAAAATAGATCCAAAAACCACCAAAGTCGAAGGTGTAGATTTCGGCTGCACTGCCAACGTTCCACCATTCCACCTAAATCTTGGCAATCCGCTTGAAAATCACTACATGCGACTCGAGATTGCTGTTGAATATGATTGCGAGCCAATCACTCGCACCGAAATTGATAAAAGACTACCTCAGCTCCGCGATGTCGCTATTGCAGTAGTGAGTCGCAAAACACGTGAATTCCTACTAGGCCCTGACGGCAAGAATCAGCTTCGTAAAGAACTCTACGACCGCATCAATCAATACATGAACCACAAGATCGACGCCGTTTACATCACTGACATCCTCATCGAGTGA
- a CDS encoding flagellar biosynthetic protein FliR encodes MQALPNPNQLLIGALAFLRIGAILFALPMIGDSPTPIRVRVLLALAITIGIYGVIPPQWPPNLNADVLVVSSYVLREVLVGLTIGFCARIAFDGMMMAAAVVAYQMGFGTANLYLPDYNEKMDGFSAMHRMLIMLIFLSLDLHQIFFTAIADTFLLIPGGAANFTGTSANIIVKLTGGILTIAIELAAPILVALLFTMAALGLVARAVPNMNAFTMSFPLSFTVGLVIYVATLPLFPNWMGTHFDEVKGQIHSAILGLTTTHTHP; translated from the coding sequence ATGCAAGCGTTGCCGAATCCAAATCAGTTACTAATTGGTGCGCTGGCCTTTCTTCGCATCGGCGCCATTCTATTTGCGCTACCAATGATCGGGGATTCTCCTACGCCTATCCGAGTCAGAGTTTTACTTGCCTTAGCTATCACTATAGGTATTTACGGGGTTATCCCGCCGCAGTGGCCACCTAACCTGAATGCGGATGTACTGGTTGTGAGCTCCTACGTGCTACGCGAGGTTCTTGTTGGGCTTACCATTGGCTTCTGTGCACGGATCGCATTTGACGGCATGATGATGGCTGCGGCAGTAGTTGCCTATCAAATGGGATTTGGAACGGCCAATCTATATTTGCCCGATTATAACGAGAAGATGGACGGCTTCTCGGCCATGCATCGCATGCTCATCATGCTAATTTTTTTATCTCTCGACTTACACCAAATATTCTTCACAGCAATTGCAGACACATTCCTTTTGATTCCAGGCGGAGCCGCAAACTTCACAGGTACGTCCGCCAACATCATCGTCAAACTAACTGGAGGCATACTAACCATCGCTATCGAATTAGCTGCTCCGATTCTAGTCGCATTACTCTTTACGATGGCTGCATTGGGACTGGTCGCGCGCGCTGTCCCCAATATGAATGCATTCACCATGAGTTTCCCGCTTAGTTTCACAGTTGGGCTGGTCATCTACGTCGCTACGCTCCCACTTTTTCCCAACTGGATGGGCACTCACTTTGACGAAGTTAAGGGTCAAATTCACAGTGCAATCCTCGGCTTGACTACAACCCACACCCATCCCTGA
- the fliM gene encoding flagellar motor switch protein FliM has translation MNQVLSQNEVDALLSAVSDNRVDTEESGAPEGQQGIVQYDLANQDRIIRGRMPTLDIIHDRFVRLFRVTLSNALRKIANLSVNSTGPLKFSEFMNSLPLPSCLNILRLDPLRGAAVLVIESKLLYALVDSFFGGNDVPYTKIEGKDFTQIEIKIARRVVLAAIDDYEKAWEPVYPLKVGYSRTEINPQFVAVVPPSDVVIATTFDVELEKVSGTIKVVIPYATLEPIKSKLSVGFQSEQLEVDFIWINRIKEQIMGTAANINVKLGEADITMRDLMELQAGDIIQLNSDATNPLDILVEGIPKFRGIPGLLRGNRALRIVESLSE, from the coding sequence ATGAACCAGGTTCTATCCCAGAACGAGGTCGACGCCCTCCTGTCTGCGGTGTCGGACAACCGTGTCGACACCGAAGAGTCAGGAGCGCCGGAGGGCCAACAAGGCATCGTCCAGTACGATCTGGCAAACCAAGACCGGATCATTCGTGGGCGGATGCCGACACTTGATATCATTCATGACCGTTTTGTCCGCTTATTCCGCGTCACGCTGTCGAACGCCCTCCGCAAAATTGCGAATTTGAGCGTCAATTCAACGGGGCCTCTAAAATTCAGTGAATTCATGAACTCACTCCCTTTGCCCTCGTGCTTAAATATTCTACGCCTAGATCCGCTTCGTGGCGCCGCAGTACTAGTCATTGAATCTAAACTACTCTATGCCCTCGTCGACAGCTTCTTCGGAGGCAATGACGTCCCGTACACGAAAATCGAGGGTAAAGACTTTACGCAAATTGAAATTAAAATTGCCCGCCGCGTGGTCTTGGCCGCTATCGATGATTACGAGAAAGCCTGGGAGCCAGTTTACCCCCTTAAAGTCGGCTACAGCCGTACCGAAATAAATCCCCAATTTGTCGCCGTGGTACCGCCCTCCGACGTTGTCATCGCCACAACCTTTGACGTCGAACTGGAAAAGGTCTCGGGTACCATCAAAGTGGTCATCCCCTACGCGACTCTCGAACCGATAAAATCCAAATTATCGGTCGGCTTCCAAAGTGAGCAACTTGAGGTTGACTTTATTTGGATCAACCGCATTAAAGAACAAATCATGGGAACCGCTGCCAATATCAACGTCAAGCTTGGCGAAGCAGACATCACCATGCGTGACCTCATGGAACTACAGGCCGGAGATATCATCCAGCTAAATTCCGATGCCACTAATCCCCTCGATATCCTTGTCGAGGGCATTCCCAAATTCCGCGGCATCCCTGGCCTACTTAGAGGCAACCGAGCCCTACGTATTGTTGAATCGCTTTCAGAATAA
- a CDS encoding superoxide dismutase: MTFKLPELPYALDALAPVMSRETLEFHYGKHHQRYVDNLNKLVAGSDLEKKSLEEIVKTSKPGGIFNNAAQIWNHTFFFLSLAPHGVKVSGKVKDAIDKQWGSFDKFKAEFSDAAVGLFGSGWVWLTQLPNGTLAIEKTKDAETPLTSGHKPLLTLDVWEHAYYIDYRNDRARFINGWWDIVNWDFVNKQFQASV, translated from the coding sequence ATGACCTTCAAGCTACCTGAACTACCGTATGCTCTTGATGCCCTCGCTCCCGTGATGTCGCGCGAAACTCTCGAGTTCCACTACGGTAAGCACCATCAGCGTTACGTTGATAATCTCAACAAACTGGTTGCTGGATCCGACCTCGAGAAGAAATCTCTTGAGGAGATCGTAAAGACCAGTAAGCCAGGCGGCATATTCAACAATGCCGCTCAGATCTGGAACCATACGTTTTTCTTCCTTAGCCTTGCACCGCATGGCGTCAAGGTTAGCGGCAAGGTGAAAGACGCCATCGATAAGCAATGGGGCAGTTTTGACAAGTTCAAGGCTGAGTTTTCCGATGCTGCCGTTGGGTTATTTGGGTCCGGGTGGGTTTGGTTGACCCAGCTCCCTAACGGCACCTTGGCAATCGAAAAGACCAAGGATGCTGAAACCCCACTCACCAGTGGGCACAAGCCGCTCCTGACCCTGGATGTGTGGGAGCACGCGTACTACATCGACTACCGCAATGATCGTGCCCGCTTCATCAATGGCTGGTGGGATATCGTGAACTGGGACTTCGTCAACAAGCAGTTCCAGGCCTCTGTCTGA
- a CDS encoding EscU/YscU/HrcU family type III secretion system export apparatus switch protein, whose amino-acid sequence MADEGASSEDRTEEATPERRDEFRERGQVVMSRELTSVFILVACVIAIGGAAPSYLKALSRMMTASFESLATRRIDGNNIIAFSNDNWMILLKLIIPLFLITSTVAVALTLAQTRLNWSWERVTPDFSRLEPFSGIARMFTFQTVLELLKNIAKMIAVATVAYLILRSEWVRVPELMNYPMNSTWNYWGGITKMLFWAVAGFLLIIAGVDYLWNFFSIERKMKMTKQEVKEDFKRREVDQNVKAKMRRMQRDFAARKTIAVTKTATVLITNPTHYAIALRYEMGDRAPILLAKGVDFLALNMREAAKESQIPIIENRPLARELYATVKEGEEIPDKFYKTVAEIIRYVFRLKGRSIPKKRGVNGANS is encoded by the coding sequence ATGGCTGACGAAGGCGCCAGTTCCGAAGACCGCACTGAAGAGGCCACGCCGGAGCGACGAGACGAGTTCCGCGAGCGTGGCCAGGTTGTGATGTCACGAGAGTTGACGTCGGTCTTTATTTTGGTGGCTTGCGTCATTGCAATTGGTGGTGCTGCCCCAAGCTATCTCAAAGCGCTGTCAAGAATGATGACCGCGAGCTTTGAATCTTTGGCCACAAGGCGGATCGACGGCAACAACATTATAGCTTTTAGTAACGACAATTGGATGATTCTGCTTAAGCTAATTATCCCGCTTTTTCTTATAACTTCCACCGTTGCAGTTGCACTGACATTAGCTCAAACACGCCTAAACTGGTCTTGGGAACGGGTAACTCCCGACTTTTCCAGATTGGAGCCGTTCTCTGGCATAGCCCGGATGTTCACTTTTCAGACTGTACTCGAGCTTCTAAAAAACATTGCGAAGATGATCGCAGTAGCTACTGTCGCTTACCTGATTCTACGGAGCGAATGGGTCCGCGTGCCAGAGCTTATGAATTACCCAATGAATTCAACCTGGAATTATTGGGGCGGCATCACGAAAATGCTCTTTTGGGCGGTCGCCGGCTTTCTGCTCATTATTGCTGGCGTTGACTACCTTTGGAACTTCTTCAGCATTGAGCGCAAGATGAAGATGACCAAGCAGGAGGTCAAGGAAGACTTCAAACGCCGCGAGGTTGATCAAAACGTCAAAGCAAAAATGCGACGTATGCAGCGCGATTTTGCCGCACGCAAAACCATAGCCGTGACAAAAACTGCGACCGTACTGATCACTAACCCGACTCACTATGCTATCGCTTTGCGATACGAGATGGGTGATCGAGCGCCGATTCTTCTCGCCAAAGGCGTCGATTTTCTAGCTCTCAATATGCGTGAAGCCGCAAAAGAATCGCAAATCCCTATCATCGAGAATCGTCCTTTAGCTAGAGAGCTCTACGCCACGGTTAAAGAGGGCGAGGAGATTCCGGATAAGTTTTACAAGACCGTGGCAGAGATCATCCGTTACGTATTCCGCCTCAAGGGTCGGTCCATTCCAAAGAAGAGAGGGGTAAATGGCGCAAACAGCTAA
- the lysA gene encoding diaminopimelate decarboxylase, which translates to MDQFQVKAGRYFCEAVDLTQLAKTEGTPAYVYSRAMLRHHCESLRAAFQGYPTQACFAVKALSNLSVLKEIFGCGFGADLVSAGELERALLAGAPADKIVFSGVGKQAHEIERALNANIMMFNIESPFEVEMIATLAKTMGKVAAVSIRVNPNIDAQTNAKITTGLYSTKFGIAEHDLPALLDAIRRQPGLKLVALGCHIGSQILDLNPLRDAARQMAGLCQSVRQLGFELKHIDMGGGLGIRYRHEDPPSVQSYAATLIDEIKSTGLSLIIEPGRSLVGNIGILLTRVINVKKTPDRHFVVVDAAMNDLVRPTLYESYHTIEGVVTSPAHVSERSLCDIVGPICESGDYLGKDRLMTLPNPGDLLMVRGCGAYAASMASQYNSRPRAPELLVDGGAYKVARKRETLASLWADENDGLG; encoded by the coding sequence GTGGATCAGTTTCAAGTTAAAGCCGGACGCTATTTCTGTGAAGCGGTGGATTTAACTCAGTTAGCAAAAACTGAGGGGACGCCAGCCTATGTTTACTCGCGAGCCATGCTCAGACACCATTGTGAAAGTTTGCGCGCCGCCTTCCAAGGGTATCCTACGCAAGCGTGCTTTGCCGTCAAAGCGCTCAGTAACTTGTCTGTACTTAAGGAAATATTTGGTTGCGGCTTCGGCGCTGATCTTGTGTCAGCCGGGGAACTTGAACGCGCCCTCCTAGCCGGGGCCCCTGCGGATAAAATTGTATTCTCAGGCGTAGGCAAGCAAGCTCATGAAATTGAACGGGCCCTCAACGCCAACATCATGATGTTCAATATCGAATCTCCGTTTGAAGTCGAGATGATAGCTACCTTGGCTAAGACCATGGGCAAAGTCGCTGCAGTTAGCATTCGCGTTAATCCAAATATCGACGCCCAAACTAATGCCAAGATTACTACCGGTCTGTACTCAACTAAGTTTGGTATTGCCGAGCACGACCTACCAGCGCTTCTCGATGCCATTCGGCGGCAGCCCGGCCTAAAACTCGTAGCACTTGGATGTCACATTGGCAGCCAAATACTAGATCTCAATCCTCTGCGCGATGCCGCAAGACAAATGGCCGGACTCTGCCAGTCTGTGCGTCAGCTTGGATTCGAGCTCAAGCACATCGATATGGGAGGGGGACTCGGCATTCGCTATCGCCATGAGGATCCTCCAAGTGTACAAAGTTACGCCGCGACACTGATTGACGAGATAAAATCGACGGGTCTCAGTTTGATTATCGAACCAGGCCGATCACTTGTCGGAAATATCGGCATTCTCTTAACGCGCGTGATCAATGTCAAAAAGACGCCAGACCGTCATTTTGTCGTAGTTGATGCCGCCATGAATGACTTAGTGCGCCCGACACTATATGAGTCGTACCACACCATCGAGGGCGTAGTGACCTCACCTGCCCACGTCTCAGAGCGCAGTCTCTGTGACATCGTCGGTCCCATTTGCGAATCCGGCGACTATCTCGGTAAGGATCGCCTGATGACCCTACCCAACCCTGGTGACCTTTTAATGGTCCGCGGCTGCGGAGCATATGCAGCGTCGATGGCCTCTCAGTACAACAGCAGGCCCAGAGCCCCTGAACTTCTGGTCGACGGCGGTGCCTACAAAGTCGCTCGTAAACGAGAAACCCTTGCATCTCTATGGGCTGATGAAAATGACGGCCTGGGATAA
- the fliQ gene encoding flagellar biosynthesis protein FliQ — protein sequence MTDQTVIDLGARAVMVAMQISAPVLIAALVTGVAISVVQAATQIQEQTLSFVPKILMITLALMVCGPWIIQIMTAFTTDIFNGIPGVNR from the coding sequence ATGACAGATCAGACCGTAATTGACTTAGGCGCAAGAGCCGTCATGGTAGCGATGCAAATCTCGGCTCCCGTGCTCATAGCGGCACTTGTCACCGGTGTCGCTATCTCAGTCGTCCAGGCCGCCACCCAAATACAAGAGCAGACACTCTCCTTCGTCCCTAAAATACTCATGATTACACTGGCTCTTATGGTTTGCGGGCCCTGGATCATCCAGATCATGACGGCATTCACAACCGACATTTTCAACGGGATTCCGGGAGTAAATCGCTAA
- the tatB gene encoding twin-arginine translocase subunit TatB, whose protein sequence is MASDDKERWAMFGIGFFELIIIAVVALVVVGPKRLPEVMKQAGRLFVHLRRTANDVRSSFEQVIREAEDEIRREEAESIRKSLQPVQDVRQELQGLLQNSGDVVEHTKADQPQVDQNQAEQTLVDQTPLVAATPPDHQPQGSHTFNPNGPGPLHKS, encoded by the coding sequence GTGGCGTCAGACGACAAGGAAAGGTGGGCTATGTTTGGGATTGGTTTTTTTGAGCTAATCATTATTGCTGTTGTGGCTTTAGTTGTGGTCGGTCCGAAGCGTCTACCCGAAGTCATGAAACAAGCGGGGCGCCTGTTCGTGCATCTACGAAGGACCGCTAATGATGTGAGATCTAGCTTTGAGCAGGTGATTCGCGAGGCTGAGGACGAAATCCGCCGCGAAGAGGCGGAGTCCATCCGCAAATCTCTGCAACCAGTACAAGATGTGCGTCAAGAGCTACAAGGACTGCTACAAAACAGTGGCGATGTGGTGGAACACACAAAGGCTGACCAGCCTCAGGTGGACCAAAATCAGGCGGAGCAAACCCTGGTAGATCAGACTCCGCTTGTTGCTGCAACACCACCAGATCATCAACCGCAGGGTTCACACACCTTTAACCCAAACGGCCCTGGGCCCTTGCATAAGAGTTAA
- a CDS encoding flagellar biosynthetic protein FliO: MFNHNRARALLAGFALNLLTTIGSAKDQVPTQDSATSGTEPLTLGTIDGEEDGSLSTINIRLNHEPTWSKLGPVQDHGSFLQLILPGTLVPEPGKFFDTETKVIPKVAAVQLTPSDAGLRFFVEKDAATVKQALETETLGNRIVLTIDHNKLQEANANALASFPDKRKIDVVGPPQLSETTAEQVIASTQVTHDEPAPSERLKAEIKERQAVGHSGFDFQSKLTQVSAFSAVMFALLIAVKMMRPFRRRRKSGADEFLDDGPVTIKTLASLNLAARQKVSLLQVGGEKILIGVTPENVSFLTTIGTSSTNNHRAPVQKPVPPPMIQATKDFATQLSESSDAIPMKLAPAPAKKPVAETKLSTPNPGVPAVGSRVNIAISEEGIQTVAAPKARAATNKPSVKPTASSSSPSAPQEAIDDVTRMIREKLKTLRSI, translated from the coding sequence ATGTTTAATCACAACCGCGCGAGGGCATTGCTCGCTGGATTTGCGCTGAATCTATTGACCACGATCGGATCTGCTAAAGATCAAGTGCCGACTCAAGACTCAGCTACTAGTGGTACGGAACCTCTTACACTTGGCACGATTGATGGTGAAGAAGACGGTAGTCTTTCTACAATTAACATCCGCCTGAACCATGAGCCGACTTGGTCCAAGCTTGGACCCGTGCAGGATCATGGGTCGTTTTTGCAATTGATATTGCCAGGGACGTTAGTCCCAGAACCGGGGAAATTTTTTGACACCGAGACTAAAGTCATCCCCAAAGTTGCTGCCGTCCAATTGACCCCGAGTGATGCCGGGTTACGCTTTTTTGTCGAGAAAGACGCGGCGACAGTGAAGCAAGCGCTTGAGACGGAAACCCTAGGCAATCGCATTGTCCTAACCATTGATCACAACAAGCTACAAGAGGCAAATGCAAATGCATTGGCTTCGTTCCCTGACAAGAGAAAAATAGATGTTGTCGGACCACCGCAGTTATCAGAAACCACCGCTGAACAGGTAATTGCGTCCACGCAGGTCACACATGACGAACCTGCACCAAGCGAGCGCCTAAAAGCCGAGATTAAAGAACGTCAGGCCGTTGGCCATAGTGGCTTCGACTTCCAATCGAAACTCACTCAAGTTTCGGCGTTTTCGGCTGTCATGTTTGCCCTGTTGATCGCTGTCAAAATGATGCGGCCATTCCGACGCCGTCGTAAATCTGGGGCAGACGAATTTCTTGACGATGGTCCCGTCACAATCAAAACCCTCGCCTCACTCAATCTAGCCGCACGTCAGAAAGTATCGCTGTTGCAGGTGGGCGGTGAGAAAATTTTGATTGGCGTCACCCCTGAGAATGTATCGTTTTTAACAACCATTGGAACATCCTCCACAAATAATCACAGGGCTCCCGTTCAAAAACCCGTGCCGCCACCGATGATCCAGGCCACAAAAGACTTTGCCACGCAACTTTCCGAGTCGAGTGACGCAATTCCGATGAAACTCGCGCCGGCACCTGCAAAAAAGCCGGTGGCTGAGACTAAACTGTCTACGCCCAATCCAGGGGTACCTGCGGTGGGATCACGGGTAAACATAGCCATAAGTGAAGAAGGTATCCAAACGGTGGCGGCACCGAAGGCGAGAGCAGCTACAAACAAACCAAGCGTCAAGCCCACCGCTTCTTCCTCTTCCCCGTCCGCTCCTCAAGAAGCTATTGACGACGTCACACGTATGATCCGCGAAAAACTCAAAACTCTTCGGAGTATTTGA
- the xth gene encoding exodeoxyribonuclease III translates to MQKIITWNVNSIGQRLARLLALLDRWAPDVVCLQELKCIDENFPLAAIEAAGYHAVFHGQKAFNGVALLSRELPLEAIKGLNDNVDDPQARFISARFGELTVASVYVPNGQTVGSEKYFYKLNWLERLRQHLAAHYNPEDSVIVAGDFNIAPAPMDTHDPAVWEGQILCSERERAALAATLDLGFIDSFRDLNPGVTQFTWWDYRMLGFQKNLGLRIDLLLASAGIKTRLRRCYVDRDERKGEKPSDHAPVILELA, encoded by the coding sequence ATGCAAAAAATCATCACTTGGAATGTCAACTCGATCGGGCAGCGCCTGGCACGATTACTTGCATTGCTCGACCGATGGGCCCCTGATGTGGTGTGCCTGCAAGAGCTCAAGTGTATCGACGAAAACTTCCCCCTAGCGGCGATAGAAGCGGCTGGTTACCATGCGGTATTTCACGGTCAAAAGGCCTTTAACGGCGTAGCGCTCCTTAGTCGCGAGCTGCCGCTAGAAGCAATCAAGGGGCTTAACGACAACGTAGACGATCCCCAGGCACGGTTCATCAGCGCTAGATTTGGCGAGCTGACGGTAGCATCGGTTTATGTGCCAAACGGTCAGACCGTCGGATCTGAGAAATACTTCTACAAGCTCAACTGGTTAGAGCGCCTGCGCCAACATTTGGCGGCGCACTATAACCCTGAAGACTCAGTGATCGTCGCGGGTGACTTTAATATCGCCCCAGCCCCCATGGACACCCACGACCCAGCAGTTTGGGAGGGGCAAATCCTGTGCTCTGAGCGTGAGCGCGCTGCCCTGGCTGCCACCTTGGATCTTGGTTTTATCGATTCATTTCGTGATCTTAACCCTGGTGTGACCCAGTTCACCTGGTGGGACTACAGGATGCTCGGTTTCCAGAAAAATTTGGGCCTGCGCATCGATCTTTTGCTGGCAAGTGCCGGTATCAAGACGCGTTTGCGCCGCTGCTATGTAGATCGCGACGAGCGTAAAGGTGAGAAGCCGTCCGACCACGCTCCTGTGATCCTTGAGCTGGCATAG